The Flavobacterium marginilacus genome window below encodes:
- a CDS encoding DUF4141 domain-containing protein, with product MKKLILMVCAALMLAVAPCAKAQWVVTDPANLASGILNSANEIIQTSSTVSNVIKNFKEVEKVYKQGKEYYDKLQAVNNLVKDARKVQQTVLLVGDVSEMYVQNFGKMMNDPNFSAQELAAIANGYSVLLGESTELLKELKQIVSSSSLSLNDKERMDIIDRVYKEVKEYHSLVRYYTNKNISVSILRAKKQNNTKRVLDLYGTPNQKYW from the coding sequence ATGAAAAAATTAATTTTAATGGTGTGTGCAGCGCTAATGTTGGCTGTAGCACCGTGCGCAAAAGCCCAATGGGTGGTTACAGATCCCGCAAACCTGGCTTCAGGAATTCTTAACAGTGCGAATGAAATTATACAGACTTCATCGACGGTATCTAATGTTATTAAAAATTTCAAAGAAGTGGAAAAGGTATATAAGCAAGGCAAGGAATACTATGATAAGTTGCAAGCCGTCAACAATCTTGTAAAAGATGCCCGCAAGGTACAGCAGACAGTACTGCTAGTAGGCGATGTGTCAGAAATGTATGTTCAGAATTTTGGCAAAATGATGAACGACCCCAACTTTTCTGCGCAGGAATTGGCAGCTATTGCCAACGGCTATTCAGTATTGCTGGGTGAGAGTACAGAATTACTGAAAGAACTCAAACAGATTGTAAGTTCATCAAGTCTTTCCCTAAATGACAAAGAGCGTATGGATATTATTGACCGAGTGTACAAGGAAGTGAAAGAATACCACAGCTTGGTACGCTACTATACGAATAAAAATATCTCGGTAAGCATTTTAAGAGCAAAGAAGCAGAACAATACCAAACGAGTGCTTGACCTCTATGGAACTCCAAACCAAAAATACTGGTAA